In one Nicotiana tomentosiformis chromosome 6, ASM39032v3, whole genome shotgun sequence genomic region, the following are encoded:
- the LOC138894274 gene encoding uncharacterized protein, whose translation MEYFQERFDRSDLTRIYHLWTTIVTLRKCTDSVTTYFSKMKDLWDELDVLVPLSSCDCEEARPSVEHLRSQRLLQFLMGLNESYSNIRSNVLAKRPVVTVNKAYVIVTQEESQRSLGVVDTHREPLTMLEERGQDFKGKRPRIIFEHCGYKGHLKENCFKIIGNPADFKSKRKNQTGGGKVYTNSVNVNNKEGREKAVQVQGNKQFFTEE comes from the coding sequence ATGGAGTATTTTCAGGAGAGGTTTGATAGATCAGATCTTACTAGAATCTATCACCTTTGGACAACCATAGTAACATTAAGAAAATGTACTGACTCTGTAACTACCTATTTCTCTAAAATGAAGGATTTGTGGGATGAACTTGATGTATTAGTGCCTCTGTCCTCATGTGATTGTGAGGAGGCTAGACCTTCAGTTGAACATTTAAGGTCACAACGTTTGCTGCAGTTTCTTATGGGCTTAAATGAAAGCTATAGTAACATAAGGAGTAATGTACTAGCAAAAAGACCTGTAGTAACTGTTAATAAAGCGTATGTAATAGTTACTCAGGAAGAGAGTCAAAGGTCCTTAGGTGTGGTTGATACACATAGGGAACCACTCACCATGCTAGAGGAACGGGGTCAAGACTTTAAAGGTAAAAGGCCAAGGATCATTTTTGAGCATTGTGGATACAAAGGCCACCTTAAGGAAAACTGTTTTAAGATAATTGGCAATCCAGCTGATTTCAAAAGCAAGAGAAAAAATCAGACTGGAGGAGGAAAGGTTTATACCAACAGTGTGAATGTAAACAATAAGGAAGGCAGGGAAAAAGCTGTGCAAGTGCAGGGGAATAAACAATTCTTCACAGAAGAATAA
- the LOC108943917 gene encoding uncharacterized mitochondrial protein AtMg00810-like — MDVNNAFLQGDLYEDVYMELPHGFQRQWEYKVCKLLKSLYGLKQASRQWNIKLTEAFVAELIDEVKQTLHNSFKAKDLGELRYFFGIEVLRSRKRILLTQRKYALQLISEVGLAGAKSISTPIELNQKLTTVEYNKHVGVNGDEELEDIGSYQKLIGKLLYLTITRPNLSFAVQVLSQFMQHPKQSHWDATLRVVRYVKVAPCLGILLGTWPIDTLSAYCDSDWASCPNTRRSVTWYVIKLGDSLLSWKSKKQQTVSQSSAEAEYRSLAAAAA, encoded by the exons ATGGATGTCAATAATGCTTTCTTGCAAGGGGATCTTTATGAAGATGTCTACATGGAACTGCCACATGGTTTCCAGAGACAATGGGAGTATAAGGTCTGCAAACTACTTAAATCACTATATGGTCTTAAGCAGGCTTCAAGGCAATGGAACATCAAATTGACTGAGGCTTTTGT TGCAGAACTGATAGATGAAGTCAAACAGACACTACACAATTCCTTTAAAGCTAAGGATCTAGGGGAGCTAAGATATTTCTTTGGTATTGAGGTTCTACGATCAAGGAAAAGGATCTTGCTCACGCAAAGAAAGTATGCACTTCAGTTGATATCAGAAGTTGGGCTTGCAGGAGCTAAATCAATCTCCACCCCAATAGAGCTTAACCAGAAGTTGACCACTGTTGAATATAACAAGCATGTAGGGGTAAATggagatgaagaacttgaggacaTAGGGAGCTATCAGAAACTTATTGGTAAGTTGCTCTACTTGACCATCACCAGGCCAAATCTCAGTTTTGCAGTCCAGGTACTTAGTCAGTTCATGCAACATCCCAAACAATCTCATTGGGATGCAACATTGCGAGTGGTGAGATATGTAAAGGTAGCACCATGCCTTGGTATTTTGCTAGGGACATGGCCCATAGATACATTGTCTGCTTATTGTGATTCAGACTGGGCCTCATGTCCTAATACCAGGAGATCTGTCACATGGTATGTCATCAAACTGGGAGATTCTTTACTTTCATGGAAGTCAAAGAAGCAACAAACTGTCAGTCAAAGCTCAGCCGAAGCAGAGTACAGAAGtttagcagcagcagcagcataA
- the LOC104089216 gene encoding transcription factor MYB119-like yields the protein MESGSAFRPYQNLPKPSPPLTAIDKFLLSHENDFYPFSGANASSSSSSSHANGISWPISLPDPSFIEGFFLNEHENGLIEDAKTVQKNKRESWKKAKEGNSTKNYLVKGQWTDEEDRKLLRLVKQFGERKWAQIAEKMDARAGKQCRERWHNHFHPDIKKDTWSEEEELLLVETHKQLGNKWAEIAKRIPGRTQNSIKNHWNATKRRMNSRRNKKRKNQADGGQKEGSNVLQDYIRSVYFTDDSSPTASPFHGGGGDGSGGGSSTATTVVTPSNSTNTNATPPYTDDDALSLITHQTCDEEMNFMQNLFGKNSLIQCDNKAIDHSKEAKETQNLFDNNSSMISSAFNSFPLAKGNVGSYSTASTEKVTDEVGNYMPDYNTKEVNQHYYCPDIYLSYLLDGSSYMMNQASGCSSGGNNKVEVDLMEMVLSSQGTFNNTFF from the exons ATGGAAAGTGGTAGTGCTTTTCGTCCCTATCAAAATTTACCAAAACCAAGTCCGCCATTAACTGCTATAGATAAGTTCTTATTGAGTCATGAAAATGATTTTTATCCTTTTAGTGGTGCAAATgcaagtagtagtagtagtagtagccaTGCAAATGGGATTTCTTGGCCAATAAGTTTACCAGACCCAAGCTTTATTGAAGGTTTTTTTCTCAATGAACATGAGAATGGGTTAATAGAAGACGCGAAAACAGTTCAAAAAAATAAAAGGGAGAGTTGGAAAAAGGCAAAAGAAGGCAATtcaacaaaaaattatttggTCAAGGGTCAGTGGACTGATGAAGAAGACAG GAAACTTCTTAGGTTGGTAAAACAATTTGGAGAAAGGAAATGGGCTCAAATTGCTGAGAAGATGGACGCTAGAGCAGGGAAACAATGTCGAGAGAGATGGCATAATCATTTCCATCCAGATATCAAG aaAGATACATGGAGTGAAGAAGAAGAATTGCTGTTAGTGGAAACACATAAGCAACTTGGAAACAAATGGGCAGAAATTGCTAAGAGAATTCCTGGAAGGACTCAAAATTCAATCAAGAACCATTGGAATGCCACGAAAAGAAGGATGAATTCAAGGAGAAATAAGAAGAGAAAAAATCAAGCAGATGGCGGCCAAAAAGAAGGCTCCAATGTTCTCCAAGATTATATAAGAAGCGTGTACTTCACTGATGATTCTTCTCCCACCGCCTCCCCGTTCCACGGTGGCGGTGGCGATGGTTCTGGTGGTGGCAGTTCCACCGCCACGACAGTCGTCACACCGAGTAATAGTACAAACACAAATGCGACTCCACCATACACTGATGATGATGCTCTATCTTTGATCACTCATCAAACATGTGATGAAGAAATGAACTTCATGCAAAATTTATTTGGAAAGAATTCACTCATACAATGTGATAATAAAGCCATTGATCATTCCAAGGAGGCAAAAGAAACTCAAAATCTTTTTGACAACAACTCATCAATGATCTCTTCTGCATTCAATTCCTTTCCACTGGCTAAGGGTAACGTTGGGAGTTACAGTACTGCTAGTACAGAAAAGGTCACAGACGAAGTTGGGAATTACATGCCTGACTATAATACCAAAGAGGTTAATCAACATTATTATTGTCCTGACATTTACCTTTCGTACCTTCTAGATGGTTCGTCTTATATGATGAATCAAGCATCTGGTTGCTCTTCTGGAGGAAACAATAAGGTGGAAGTTGATTTGATGGAGATGGTTTTATCTTCTCAAGGAACCTTTAACAATACCTTCTTTTGA